The sequence GCGGATTGTGGGAATATACCCGGGCTGATGGCGTAGTGATCCGTGAATTTGAATTCAATACCCACGGGTTCCTGACTGACAACAGGGGTACGAACAACTTCTTCCAGTCACACCACGGTATACAAGATGCCTGGGCAAGGGAACGCTTTGCAGGTATGGGGGTTTATGGCAGGGATGACGCTCCGGCTTTGTTACTGAGAACACGTAACTTCGCCGACGGCGCCCGTGGTACCCCACATGGATTGATCAATGACCTGCAGGGCGCCAGAAGAGCAACGGTCGCTACCCGTACCTTTGCAGAAGAAAGAGCCTTCCTGGTAAGTGATATGAATGCAATAGGCATACCTGCCGGCGTGCAGGGGCCTTACCTCGCAGAAGTGGATGCCTACTTTGGAAGGATCTACAATACACTCAGAACAACTTTAACCAACGATCAGCTAACTGCTATCTTTGGCACATGGACCCCATAAAAAAAGATCTTATGAGTACAATTATTGGTCCCGACTGGGATAAACAAAACCCGGCTACGGAGCAAGATATACAATCGCTGGAAGCTGCTTTCGGGGCAATACCGGAAGACTACAAAGCCTTGTTATTACAATCCAACGGCAGTAGTCTGCGTGGTAAGAAGACACCATTCATCATCTATTCCGTTTCTGAAGTACTGGCATTATTCAGAGAGAAAGATCTGTATAAATTCATTCCGCAATCCCTTGTTTTTGGTGGGGATGGTGGGGGTACTATTTATTGTTTTGACCTGCGCCCGGGAAAGGAACAGGCTGTATTTTTCATCAGGGAAGAAGATGCCGGTTATGAGCCGAATGCATACAATTATGTAGTGTTTAATGGCACGACACTTACTGACACCATTCAGCGCATTGTCAACAATGAAAAGCTCAACTAATGCCTATCATTTCCATAGCCATCCAAAAGGGAGGCGCTGGCAAGACCACTACCTCCATTAATCTTGGTGCCGCACTGGCAAGAGCCGGGAAGAAAGTGCTGCTGGTAGATGCCGATCCACAGGCCAACCTCTCCCAATCACTGGGTGTGCCGCCGGAGCCGGCGCAAAACCTGTATACTGAATTGAAGCGGGAAATGACAGGAGAAGGCAGCCAGATCAGGGATGCGATTATCAACATCAAAGAAGGACTGGACCTTGTTCCATCGTCTATTGAACTGGCAGGTGCAGAGCTGGAACTGGTGAGTGTATATGGCAGAGAACAGGTACTTAGCTGGCTCTTACAACCTGTAGCAGCTGATTATGATTTTATTCTCATTGATTGTCCTCATGCTGTAGGAATGCTCACTGTGAATGCGCTGGCTTGTAGTGACTATGTGCTCATTCCTCTGCCGGCAGAGTTTCTGCCATTGAAAGGGGCATATAGTTTTATGCAGCACTTTCAGACGATCAGAAAAAAGCTGAACCCCAAACTCAATCTGCTGGGCATGGTCCTCACCAGATTTGACGAGCGGAAAACAATGAATCAACAAGTCAGACAGGAACTGACTGATAAATACAATGGTCAGGTATTCGGCACTGTCATTCGTACCAATATGCAACTGGCCAAAGCACAGGAAGCAGGTAAAGATATTTTCAGCTATGACCCACAGGCCAATGGTGCAAAAGATTACGCCAGACTGGCAACGGAACTACTTAGTAAATTATAAATGACTCCATATGCCCCGTTCAATTCGCCTTCGCCCCCAGGAACAGGCTACACAATCCGGTTTCTTTCAAAAAAAGGAGGACCCCTCTTTTTTTAAAGTCAATGAACCGGATGATAAACATGAAAAAGAAGCAGATGCTGTAGCGGACAATACCATTCAGCGACTCGCTACTCCTGAAGATAAACAGGAGCCGGCTACCAACGAAGGCCGGATGAAACAGGACAAAGATATTCAACGCTGTCCCTGTGAAGAATCTGAATAACATTTTACAATAAAAAACATGCAGGTATTACAGGCGTACGCCAAAGTTTTGTCAGGATTAATCAGTCATCGCATGCAAACGCCTGAAGCTGATCTGGTCATTAACGTTCCAATTGATATGGATCAGGAGGATCCATTCCTACAATTTATCAAAGCACATTCATTAACTACCTATGAACAGTTATTACTCTTCATGGCCCTCATCCCCCATTTACAACCCGACTACTTCGATACCGAAATACAGAAATATCTTCCGGGCAAAGGCGACTTTCCACAAATAGGCGGTACCCGCAGTAAACAAAGCAGGGGCTTTCTGCCCACAGGAGAAACAGCACTGTTCTTACTAGGTGGCAATGACTGGGGTACACGTATTGAAATACAACAGATCTTCTGGCCAGATCACTTCTTCAGCCGTTCAAAAGTACTCTGGCTGGAAGAGATGCCGGGGGGTGAACCCACGATGAGCGGACGATTGCTTTTATCGCAGGATCATATCAACATCTTTACACATGGCAAACCAGTACCCCCACATTTCAGTAGTAGCTTTCCTGCCAAACCAGTAACGACCGAATTAACATGGGATGACCTGGTCATCAGCAATGACCTGAGATCACAGATTGATGAGCTGATAAGCTGGGTCAACCTCAATGCGAAGCTGATGAACAGATGGGATATGGAAAAACGCCTGCGCAAAGGATACAGAGCCCTCTTCTATGGACCACCGGGTACAGGAAAAACATTCACAGCAGGATTGTTAGGGAAGTATACAGGCAAGGACGTGTATAAAATAGACCTCTCTATGATTGTGTCTAAATACATCGGTGAAACAGAAAAGAATTTAGAATTATTATTCAGTCGTGCTGAAGACAAAGGATGGATTTTATTCTTTGATGAAGCAGATGCACTCTTTGGAAAACGCACCAATGTGCGGGATGCGCATGACAAATACGCCAACCAGGAGGTGTCTTATTTATTACAACGTATTGAAGACTATAATGGACTGATCATTCTCGCTACCAATATGAAGAATAATATAGACGATGCATTTATACGTCGTTTCAATGCGATCTTAAAATTTACTTTCCCCGATGCCAATGAGCGGGCTTTGATATGGCGCAGAACTTTTCCATCTAAATCTACATTTATAGGCGGGGATATTCCTGATATGGTTAAACGATATGAACTGGCAGGAGGCAGTATCCTGAATGTAGTGCACTATGCCTGTCTGAAGGCAATAGAGAAACATACGGATGATAAGGAAGAACTGGAAATTTATGTCAATGATGTACTGGACGGCATCAAGCGGGAATTTGTAAAAGAAGGCAAGCCCTTCTGATAATGAAAAATTATATATATTTGCCCACTGTTTGTGAAAGAGGACAATATACCACATTAACTACCAGTACTTTATTGAATTTGTTTAACCAAAAATACCCTTACATGAGAACATTTATCTGTTCATTCCTTGTCATTGCTATGTTCGTTAGTAGCACATCCTGTAACAATACCAGCGGCAAGAAACCCGGCGCTTCCGAATACAGCGAAAACTCAGCTGAATCAGCCAGCCACATTATTGAATACACGAACCTGATCGTTGATATGTCGAACAAACATAACAGCTACCTGGAAGATGTTGTAAACAATACCACCAAGCTGGAAGAAGCACTGAAGCATCCTAATGACCACTATCGTTTTATCACGATCAATAAGCCATTCTCTGCACCGGATTTCCATCAATTCAATCAGAAAGTCAAAATCGACGAACCTGTAAAAGAACTTAGTTCTCCCGACAAAAAGTTCTTCAAAGACAGCATTACGAAGTACCAGGGGCTTTTTGCCACTATGCAGGCGACTAACAACCGTATGCACGAGTACATCACTGCAGAAGATTACAAAGACGATAAAGGTTCGAAAGGATACGCTATCATCGATACGCTCCGTGGCCAGATCGCTCAATTATATAGTCTGAAAAGCGCTATTGTAAAGAAAGTTGAAGTAGTAGCTGACGCAAGCGAACAAATTATTCTGAAGGATAGTCCGCTGAAAGAATACATCATCGCGATGAAGAAGGATATGGGCAATATCCGTTCCTTCATCGATCTGCTGGGTAGTGAGGAAAAATATGCTGGTATCGAAGCGAAAGCCAAAGCCCAGTATGATTCACTGGAAAAAGCACAGGCTGAACATGCACAGATCAATATCGACAATGCGAAGAAAGCAAACGAAGATCATAGCTTTAATACTTTCTACGATGATTTCCATAAACTACTGCTGAATGCCAGAAAACGCATGCGTGATGCTGGTGAAAAGGGTCACTTTGAGAGTTATGACCTGGAATCACTGGATAGCGATTACGATTCACTGGTAAGAGATTATAATAATTTCAATAGTTAAGAAATAAAAACATTCATGAAAGAGGGAATTCACCAGCGAAGATGAAGACCATTTTCAGATAAAACGGGCTTGCCTCACACGGCAAGCCCGTTTTATTTAGTCTTCTCTACTTCCATCATCCGCCATTCTCACAATTCGAGGCGAGAACTTCGCCACCACATCCACCAACGCTTCCTGTGCCGCCATCACTGTATGGATGTCCTTATACGCCATTGGCGCTTCGTCCAGACCTGCACCGATCAATGTCACATTGTTAGCTGCCAGTACCGCTACCATATCTACTTTCGAAATCTCTTTTTCCGCTCTGGTACGGCTCAATTGTCTACCCGCACCGTGAGATGCTGAGTTAATCGCCGCTTCTTCTCCCTTACCACGTACCAGGAATCCAGGCGTCGCCATAGAACCAGGAATGATACCCATCACACCTTTACCTGCGGGCGTTGCACCCTTTCTATGCACGATTACTTCTTCACCATTCAATTGTTCCTTCCACGCAAAGTTATGGTGGTTCTCCACGGTTGCCAGCAACTGGCCACCTACCAGGGCTGCAACTTTACGGTGTATTACCTCGTGACATGCTGCCGCATAATCACCGGCCAGGTTCATCGCCATCCAGTATTCCTGACCTTCTGCCGTATTCATATCCAACCATGCCAGGTTAGCTGCTTCTTTTGGCAGTTTACACAGGTCCTTGGCCAGTCTGGTATAATAACCGGCTACTGTCGCACCAAAACCACGGGAACCGGAGTGTGATAACAGCGCCAGGTATTTACCTGCATTTATATTCAGCGCTTCGTCTCTCTGCGCAAATTCAATCACACCAAATTCCACGAAGTGGTTACCGCCACCTGATGTTCCCAGTTGTGACCAGGCTTTATCTTTCAGTTGTTTTACAAACGGTGTCATATTAAATGCATCGTTATCCAGTACGGCGTGTTCTGCACGATATTTACCGTGGAAACTTTGTCCTGCACCAAATTTTGTTTCATCCAGCAGGATCTTTTTCAACTTCGTTTCATCCATGGCAGTATCCGGAATATCATAGATGGACAGCGCCATTCTACATCCGATATCTACACCTACACCATAAGGGATCACAGCGCCTTTGGCAGCTAATACACCGCCGATTGGCAGGCCATAGCCCTGATGTGCATCGGGCATCAATGCACCCCCCACCGTTACCGGCAGCCGCATAGCGAAATCCATTTGTTTGATGGCACCCGGATCGATGGCTGCTTCGCCATAGATCTTATAATCAGCTGCTTTATCGTTGAGGGATATAGTGGTATCTAGAGGGGCGGAAGCTTCTTCAATCATTTTAGTCGCAAGGTCTTCCAACACCGGATGGTCCAGGTACATTTCTGGTGCTGATCGCAGGTTACTCATCAATGCAATAAGGCTTGCATGGTCCATATCGCTTAAATGCGCTTCGATTACGGCCAGCGCTTCACCTACTATTTTACCTTGTTTAAAACCTGCTGCAATTAGATCAGCTCCATTAATCTTGTTCATACATTGATCAATTTAGTATAATTGAATTGATGATACAAATATTCAAACCGATGTGCGCAAGGTTAGTGCGTAGTTGAAAAAAACTTTCTGGCACCATACGTGTATATATCCTTATAGAAAACCTTTATATATATACAGCTGAGACAGCTGTAGTTTCAAACCTGTAATCTCAAAAAAAATTAACAATGAAAAAACTACTTATTTTGTCCGCCTCTCTGCTGTTAATAACAGCCAGTGCTACATTTGCACAAACTCCCATGACTGATACTGCCATGCATCAACATAATGGTATGCACAAGATGAAAGACTGTGTAGCCATGAAAGGAGGCAAAATGTGGGTAATGAAAGGTGGTCAGAAGTCAGAAATGACAAAGACCATGACCATGACTGATGGTACGATGGTAATGGCAGACGGTACTGTTAAAAATAAAGATGGTAAAACGTGGATGCTGAAAGATGGGGAGATGATAGATATGAATGGTAAAGTAATGATGAAGGATAAAATGAAAAAGGCCAAATCAGACGGTATGAAATAGTACCATGATAGTTAAAAGGAAAGGGCAGCCACTACCGCTGCCCTTTTTTCTTTTCTTTTATTGATTAGTCGATGAACAACTGTGTAACTGCGGCTGCATCTTTCGCCCATACCGTAGTATAGGCTTCATCAGATGCCTTCTTCATCTAAAGGTTGATGTGTAAAAGGGCGTTTTAATGTGGGTATGTATAGGGCCTGTTGGCGTAAGGAAACTTTCAACAATGCTTTTAGCTGTTCCATGCTGATTTGTATTAAAAAGAAAGGTCCGGAATTTTGTAACTGTTATCAGATTAGAAGTAAGTTACAATTGACCAGGACCAAATATCTAACGATACAAAGATATCACCACAAGTGCGCAATTTTTCTGCGCAGACAGAATTAATCTTACCAAAGGTAATAAATAATTTTATTTATTATATATAATATTTTGAAAGGTGAGTATAAAGTTGTCTATCTCCTAATCAATTATTTTTCTTATATTGCTTAAAACAGTATTAAGACACAAGACACAATAGCCTGGACAATCAGCACATTTTCTCCTGTTTTCCCACTACCTCCATGTACCTTATTTAAACCCATCAACTATGAGTAAACTTTATGTACAGTATGGCTGTGGCATGTCATCACCACAGGGCTGGAAGAACTTTGACGCCTCCCCCACGCTCCGTCTGCAGCAATTACCTCTTATAGGGAATTTGCTTAAACAACGCATGCATATTGCTTTCCCCGACAATGTGCTACAAGGGGACATCATCAGAGGTTTACCTGGCATCGCCGACAACTCTGCTGATGGTGCATATTGTTCGCACGTGTTGGAACACCTTACGTACGAAGATTTCCTCATTGCTGTGCGCAACACCTACCGGATACTGAAACCCGGCGGTATCTTCCGCTGTGTAGTACCCGACCTGGAAAAAGCAGCCCGCGAATATGTGGAAGACCTTACGAATCATGACCAGGAGGCCAACGCAAAATTCCTGCAAAAAACACGGTTAGGAAAAACGCATCGTCGCAGGGGTATTAAAGGACTGTTGCAAAA is a genomic window of Chitinophaga sp. LS1 containing:
- a CDS encoding class I SAM-dependent methyltransferase, producing the protein MSKLYVQYGCGMSSPQGWKNFDASPTLRLQQLPLIGNLLKQRMHIAFPDNVLQGDIIRGLPGIADNSADGAYCSHVLEHLTYEDFLIAVRNTYRILKPGGIFRCVVPDLEKAAREYVEDLTNHDQEANAKFLQKTRLGKTHRRRGIKGLLQNTYGNSDHLFMWDTLSLSNELYRAGFSYVRPATFNDSEDEMFKLVESEGRFNNAVALEARK
- a CDS encoding DUF3829 domain-containing protein; the encoded protein is MRTFICSFLVIAMFVSSTSCNNTSGKKPGASEYSENSAESASHIIEYTNLIVDMSNKHNSYLEDVVNNTTKLEEALKHPNDHYRFITINKPFSAPDFHQFNQKVKIDEPVKELSSPDKKFFKDSITKYQGLFATMQATNNRMHEYITAEDYKDDKGSKGYAIIDTLRGQIAQLYSLKSAIVKKVEVVADASEQIILKDSPLKEYIIAMKKDMGNIRSFIDLLGSEEKYAGIEAKAKAQYDSLEKAQAEHAQINIDNAKKANEDHSFNTFYDDFHKLLLNARKRMRDAGEKGHFESYDLESLDSDYDSLVRDYNNFNS
- a CDS encoding RtcB family protein, giving the protein MNKINGADLIAAGFKQGKIVGEALAVIEAHLSDMDHASLIALMSNLRSAPEMYLDHPVLEDLATKMIEEASAPLDTTISLNDKAADYKIYGEAAIDPGAIKQMDFAMRLPVTVGGALMPDAHQGYGLPIGGVLAAKGAVIPYGVGVDIGCRMALSIYDIPDTAMDETKLKKILLDETKFGAGQSFHGKYRAEHAVLDNDAFNMTPFVKQLKDKAWSQLGTSGGGNHFVEFGVIEFAQRDEALNINAGKYLALLSHSGSRGFGATVAGYYTRLAKDLCKLPKEAANLAWLDMNTAEGQEYWMAMNLAGDYAAACHEVIHRKVAALVGGQLLATVENHHNFAWKEQLNGEEVIVHRKGATPAGKGVMGIIPGSMATPGFLVRGKGEEAAINSASHGAGRQLSRTRAEKEISKVDMVAVLAANNVTLIGAGLDEAPMAYKDIHTVMAAQEALVDVVAKFSPRIVRMADDGSRED
- a CDS encoding ATP-binding protein, whose amino-acid sequence is MQVLQAYAKVLSGLISHRMQTPEADLVINVPIDMDQEDPFLQFIKAHSLTTYEQLLLFMALIPHLQPDYFDTEIQKYLPGKGDFPQIGGTRSKQSRGFLPTGETALFLLGGNDWGTRIEIQQIFWPDHFFSRSKVLWLEEMPGGEPTMSGRLLLSQDHINIFTHGKPVPPHFSSSFPAKPVTTELTWDDLVISNDLRSQIDELISWVNLNAKLMNRWDMEKRLRKGYRALFYGPPGTGKTFTAGLLGKYTGKDVYKIDLSMIVSKYIGETEKNLELLFSRAEDKGWILFFDEADALFGKRTNVRDAHDKYANQEVSYLLQRIEDYNGLIILATNMKNNIDDAFIRRFNAILKFTFPDANERALIWRRTFPSKSTFIGGDIPDMVKRYELAGGSILNVVHYACLKAIEKHTDDKEELEIYVNDVLDGIKREFVKEGKPF
- a CDS encoding SMI1/KNR4 family protein, yielding MSTIIGPDWDKQNPATEQDIQSLEAAFGAIPEDYKALLLQSNGSSLRGKKTPFIIYSVSEVLALFREKDLYKFIPQSLVFGGDGGGTIYCFDLRPGKEQAVFFIREEDAGYEPNAYNYVVFNGTTLTDTIQRIVNNEKLN
- a CDS encoding DUF6799 domain-containing protein, with the protein product MKKLLILSASLLLITASATFAQTPMTDTAMHQHNGMHKMKDCVAMKGGKMWVMKGGQKSEMTKTMTMTDGTMVMADGTVKNKDGKTWMLKDGEMIDMNGKVMMKDKMKKAKSDGMK
- a CDS encoding ParA family protein, whose translation is MPIISIAIQKGGAGKTTTSINLGAALARAGKKVLLVDADPQANLSQSLGVPPEPAQNLYTELKREMTGEGSQIRDAIINIKEGLDLVPSSIELAGAELELVSVYGREQVLSWLLQPVAADYDFILIDCPHAVGMLTVNALACSDYVLIPLPAEFLPLKGAYSFMQHFQTIRKKLNPKLNLLGMVLTRFDERKTMNQQVRQELTDKYNGQVFGTVIRTNMQLAKAQEAGKDIFSYDPQANGAKDYARLATELLSKL